A genomic stretch from Bacillus sp. N1-1 includes:
- the map gene encoding type I methionyl aminopeptidase, whose translation MIHRKTSREIQLMKEAGEVLADCHKELRSIIKPGVTTKQIDDFVELFLEERGATPEQKGYQDYPYATCASVNDVICHGFPGSRKLKEGDIVTIDMVVNLNGALADSAWTYAVGAISEKKQHLLEATKKSLYLGIEQAVIGNRIGDIGHAIQKYAEAEGFGVVRDFTGHGIGPTLHEEPMIPHFGQPGTGARLKEGMVITIEPMLNIGKPYSTIDEDGWTARTVDGSTSAQYEHTLAITKDGPVILTDQGDE comes from the coding sequence ATGATTCACCGTAAAACAAGTCGAGAAATTCAATTAATGAAAGAAGCTGGAGAGGTTCTTGCTGACTGCCACAAAGAACTTCGTAGCATTATTAAACCAGGTGTTACAACGAAACAAATTGATGATTTTGTTGAACTCTTTTTAGAGGAGCGCGGTGCGACACCAGAGCAAAAAGGCTATCAAGATTACCCATACGCCACATGCGCTTCTGTTAATGATGTCATTTGTCACGGGTTCCCGGGATCAAGAAAACTTAAAGAAGGCGATATCGTTACAATCGACATGGTTGTGAACTTAAATGGCGCACTTGCTGATTCTGCATGGACGTATGCTGTTGGAGCGATCTCAGAAAAGAAGCAGCATTTGCTTGAAGCGACGAAAAAATCTCTTTACCTTGGCATTGAGCAAGCTGTCATTGGCAATCGTATTGGCGATATTGGCCATGCGATTCAAAAATATGCAGAAGCAGAAGGGTTTGGCGTTGTTCGAGATTTCACTGGACACGGCATTGGACCGACTCTTCACGAAGAACCGATGATTCCACATTTCGGTCAGCCCGGTACAGGCGCTAGACTGAAAGAAGGTATGGTGATTACAATTGAACCGATGCTAAACATTGGTAAACCATACAGCACTATTGATGAAGATGGCTGGACAGCTCGTACAGTGGATGGCTCTACATCCGCTCAGTATGAACATACGCTTGCAATTACAAAAGACGGCCCAGTTATTCTAACGGATCAGGGTGACGAGTAA
- a CDS encoding acyltransferase has protein sequence MRNTERYPVTGSNALWQIYKTVPFWKVVKNFIVIQLARYTPFIPMKNWLYKTFLGVKIGDQTAFALMVMLDIMFPEKISVGKNAIIGYNTTILAHEYLIDEYRLGDVVIGDRVMIGANSTLLPGITIGDGAIVSAGTLVHKSVPAGAFVGGNPMQVIYTKEERAKHDI, from the coding sequence GTGAGAAACACGGAGCGGTACCCCGTTACTGGTAGCAACGCTCTCTGGCAAATTTATAAAACCGTTCCGTTTTGGAAGGTTGTTAAAAATTTTATTGTCATTCAGCTAGCGCGGTATACACCGTTTATTCCTATGAAGAATTGGTTGTATAAAACCTTTCTAGGTGTGAAAATCGGTGATCAAACAGCTTTTGCCCTCATGGTGATGCTGGACATTATGTTTCCGGAAAAGATTTCAGTCGGAAAAAACGCCATTATTGGCTACAATACAACGATTTTAGCCCATGAATATTTGATTGATGAGTACCGGCTTGGCGATGTTGTCATTGGTGATCGGGTGATGATTGGGGCGAATAGTACATTGTTGCCTGGCATCACCATTGGTGACGGTGCCATTGTATCAGCTGGCACGCTTGTTCATAAAAGTGTGCCAGCAGGGGCTTTTGTTGGTGGAAATCCGATGCAGGTCATCTATACGAAAGAAGAACGAGCAAAGCACGATATATAA
- the ppaX gene encoding pyrophosphatase PpaX — MSINTILFDLDGTLINTNDLIMASFRHTFDHFYPGRYGDEELKQFIGEPLYLTFAKHDESRAEEMVAFYRDHNITNHDNLVTEFDGVFETVKTLSEKGYKLAIVTSKMRNTVEMGLKLTKLDQFFPVVITVDEVDHPKPHPEQLETAMNKLGSVREATLMVGDSQYDILAGQNAGVTTVGVSWTIKGCDFLASFKPDYLVDHMGEILAIAGADK, encoded by the coding sequence ATGAGTATTAACACCATTTTATTTGATTTAGACGGAACATTGATTAATACAAATGATTTAATTATGGCCTCATTTCGACATACGTTTGACCACTTTTATCCTGGTCGTTACGGGGACGAAGAGTTAAAACAGTTTATTGGAGAGCCGCTTTACTTAACCTTCGCAAAGCATGATGAAAGCCGTGCAGAAGAAATGGTCGCTTTTTATCGTGATCATAATATTACGAATCACGATAACCTTGTCACGGAATTCGATGGCGTGTTTGAAACGGTGAAGACGTTATCTGAAAAAGGATATAAACTAGCGATCGTTACCTCAAAAATGAGAAACACGGTGGAAATGGGATTAAAGCTAACAAAGCTTGATCAATTCTTCCCTGTAGTTATCACAGTTGATGAAGTCGATCATCCTAAACCACATCCAGAGCAGCTTGAAACAGCAATGAACAAACTTGGTTCTGTTCGTGAAGCAACGCTGATGGTTGGTGATAGTCAATATGATATTCTAGCTGGACAAAATGCGGGTGTAACGACAGTTGGTGTGTCCTGGACGATTAAAGGATGCGACTTTCTTGCCTCATTTAAGCCAGATTACCTGGTTGATCATATGGGAGAAATTCTTGCGATTGCTGGAGCCGACAAGTGA
- a CDS encoding nucleoside recognition domain-containing protein, with amino-acid sequence MTTWELGKIIFPITLVMTLLRYTPVLEWIVTLIAPVMKWIGLSGDAAIPLVIGNFLNLYAGIGAILTLDLTVKEVFILAVMLSFSHNLLIESGVAARVGVKLWVILAVRIGLAVVSAFVINLIWQGGSEQAAYGLVSQTNETVSGWGPIILQGLEKASLGVLQLALIVIPLMIFIQVMKELSWLTTFSRWMAPVTRSLGMKENTSTTLAAGLVFGLAYGAGVMIQAAKEDGVEKKDLYLAFIFLVACHAVIEDTLIFIPLGIPVIWLLLVRLVTAILLTVIISVIWKRRELNASKRKDPSYEY; translated from the coding sequence ATGACAACGTGGGAACTTGGAAAAATCATTTTTCCGATTACGTTAGTGATGACACTCCTTCGTTATACTCCTGTCCTCGAATGGATCGTTACGCTGATCGCTCCTGTAATGAAATGGATCGGTTTGTCAGGGGACGCAGCGATTCCTTTAGTAATAGGGAATTTCTTAAATCTTTATGCTGGTATTGGGGCAATATTAACACTAGACTTAACGGTTAAAGAGGTTTTCATTTTGGCCGTTATGCTATCCTTCTCACATAATTTGCTGATAGAATCAGGCGTAGCCGCAAGAGTTGGTGTAAAGCTCTGGGTCATTCTTGCTGTAAGAATTGGACTGGCCGTTGTATCAGCTTTTGTTATCAACCTTATTTGGCAAGGTGGGAGCGAGCAGGCAGCTTATGGACTCGTTTCTCAAACGAATGAAACGGTGAGCGGCTGGGGACCCATTATTCTTCAAGGGTTAGAAAAAGCGTCATTAGGCGTTCTGCAGCTTGCTTTGATCGTCATCCCGCTAATGATTTTCATTCAGGTAATGAAAGAGTTGTCATGGCTTACAACTTTTTCGCGATGGATGGCACCTGTGACGAGAAGCCTTGGTATGAAAGAAAACACATCGACAACGCTTGCCGCAGGACTTGTATTTGGCCTTGCTTACGGTGCGGGTGTTATGATTCAGGCTGCAAAAGAAGATGGCGTTGAGAAGAAAGATCTTTATCTAGCGTTTATTTTTCTCGTGGCGTGTCATGCTGTCATTGAGGATACCCTTATTTTTATTCCTCTTGGGATTCCGGTCATCTGGTTGCTTCTCGTTCGGTTAGTAACAGCCATTCTCTTAACGGTAATCATCTCAGTAATATGGAAACGACGTGAACTAAATGCTTCAAAAAGAAAGGATCCATCGTATGAGTATTAA
- the lgt gene encoding prolipoprotein diacylglyceryl transferase, with the protein MLASIQPLDRVALELGPISIYWYGIIIALGAYLGLLLAIRETERQGLPKETFVDLILWAVPIAIISARIYYVTFQWSYYKDNLGDIFAIWEGGIAIHGALIGSVITAIVFTRKRGLSFWKIADIAAPSILLGQAIGRWGNFMNQEAHGGPVTRAFLENMMLPEFIINQMYIDGTYYHPTFLYESLWNFAGVVLLVILQRTSVKKGEVFLSYVIWYSFGRYFIESLRTDSLMLTESLRVAQVISVVLIIVSVALIIYRRKVMKAKPYNEKR; encoded by the coding sequence ATGCTAGCCTCAATACAGCCACTTGATCGTGTCGCGCTAGAGCTTGGACCGATCTCAATCTACTGGTATGGCATCATCATTGCATTAGGTGCTTACCTTGGTTTACTTTTAGCCATTAGAGAAACAGAGCGACAGGGATTGCCGAAAGAAACGTTTGTTGATTTAATCTTATGGGCTGTGCCAATTGCAATCATATCTGCCCGTATTTACTACGTAACGTTCCAATGGAGCTATTATAAAGATAATCTAGGTGATATCTTTGCGATTTGGGAAGGTGGAATTGCGATTCACGGTGCTTTGATTGGTTCCGTTATTACCGCTATTGTTTTTACAAGAAAGCGTGGTCTCTCTTTCTGGAAAATTGCTGATATCGCTGCACCAAGTATCCTTCTTGGGCAAGCAATTGGTCGCTGGGGAAACTTTATGAACCAGGAAGCACATGGGGGACCTGTGACGAGAGCGTTTCTTGAGAACATGATGCTACCAGAATTTATTATTAATCAAATGTATATTGACGGTACGTATTATCACCCGACGTTTCTATATGAATCTCTTTGGAACTTTGCTGGCGTTGTGCTGCTTGTGATTCTTCAACGAACGTCAGTGAAGAAAGGCGAAGTTTTCCTTTCTTACGTTATTTGGTATTCATTTGGACGCTACTTTATTGAGAGCTTACGAACAGATAGCCTGATGTTAACAGAATCGCTTCGAGTGGCACAGGTGATCTCAGTCGTATTGATTATTGTATCGGTTGCTCTGATTATTTATCGACGCAAGGTGATGAAAGCAAAGCCATATAACGAAAAAAGATAG
- the hprK gene encoding HPr(Ser) kinase/phosphatase, with protein MVKVRMKDVIEKFNLELVSGEEGIHRPITTSDISRPGLEMAGFFTYYPAERLQLLGKTEMSFFHGLTEEQKMERMQKLCTDETPGIVLSRDMDVPEELIQASKEKDVPIIRSTMTTTRLSSRLTNYLESQLAPNTAIHGVLVDIYGVGVLITGSSGVGKSETALELVKRGHRLVADDSVEIRQEAENTLVGSAPELIQHLLEIRGLGIINVMTLFGAGAIRNYKKISLVMNLELWDSKKVYDRLGLEEEYMKIIDSNVPRLVVPVRPGRNLAIIIEVAAMNFRLKNMGMNAAKQFSERLTREIEDGDEHDSI; from the coding sequence ATGGTTAAAGTTCGTATGAAAGATGTGATTGAAAAGTTCAATTTAGAGTTAGTGAGTGGTGAAGAAGGGATCCATAGACCGATCACAACGAGTGATATCTCACGCCCAGGACTTGAAATGGCAGGTTTTTTCACTTATTATCCAGCGGAGCGTTTGCAGCTACTTGGAAAAACGGAGATGTCCTTCTTTCATGGTCTCACTGAGGAACAGAAGATGGAACGAATGCAGAAGCTTTGTACAGACGAAACACCAGGTATTGTTCTTTCAAGAGATATGGACGTTCCTGAAGAACTGATTCAGGCATCGAAAGAAAAGGATGTTCCCATTATACGATCAACGATGACAACCACTCGTTTGAGCAGTCGTCTAACAAACTATCTTGAAAGTCAGCTTGCGCCGAACACGGCTATTCACGGCGTGCTTGTTGATATTTATGGTGTCGGAGTTTTAATTACGGGCTCAAGTGGTGTCGGAAAAAGTGAGACGGCTCTTGAACTTGTAAAACGCGGCCATCGGCTCGTAGCTGATGATTCTGTTGAAATCCGCCAAGAAGCAGAAAATACGCTTGTGGGAAGTGCTCCTGAATTAATTCAGCACCTTCTTGAAATTCGCGGACTTGGAATCATTAACGTTATGACGTTATTTGGTGCAGGGGCGATCCGAAATTATAAGAAGATTTCTCTTGTTATGAATCTTGAACTTTGGGATTCTAAAAAAGTGTATGATCGCCTTGGGCTTGAAGAAGAGTACATGAAAATCATTGATTCAAATGTGCCAAGACTTGTCGTACCTGTTCGACCTGGACGAAACCTTGCCATTATTATTGAAGTAGCTGCGATGAACTTCCGTTTGAAGAATATGGGGATGAATGCGGCGAAACAATTTTCAGAACGACTGACGCGAGAAATTGAAGATGGTGACGAACACGATAGCATCTAA
- a CDS encoding glycerol-3-phosphate dehydrogenase/oxidase: MVKPFSGLQRSVVLDQIVSEELDVLVVGGGITGAGILLDSASRGMNAAVIEMQDFAAGTSSRSTKLVHGGLRYLKNLEVGLVAEVGKERAIVYENAPHVTTPEWMLLPIIKGGTFGKFSTGAGLALYDRLAGVKRKERRSMLSKKETLDKEPLLRKSDIKGGGYYVEYRTDDARLTLEIMKEAVHRGGKAVNYVKAEQLLYEDGKVVGVRAKDVVTGETREIRAKKVVNAAGPWVDEIRELDQSKKGKHMFLTKGVHLVFDQSKFPLQQAVYFDTPFDDGRMMFAIPRAGKTYIGTTDTQYTKNPVHPQMTVEDRDYIVDAANFMFPGINVTKEDVESSWSGVRPLIHEEGKDPSEISRKDEIFLSDSGLITIAGGKLTGYRKMAEKVVNLITDQFKEEKYKKFPASTTKNMVLSGGYVGGSKGFKEYATEQVRRGTTLGLSVKEAETLVQRYGSNIERIYQIIETVGTEASFHHLSLEVFSTLIYGIEEEMVATPLDYFNRRTSALYFDIDWVRRWKEPVIEYMAKRLNWSNEMKQAHIQELDKQMHDAVVPLKVK, translated from the coding sequence TTGGTTAAACCATTTTCAGGATTGCAAAGAAGCGTAGTACTTGATCAAATCGTCTCAGAGGAGCTAGATGTCCTCGTTGTAGGTGGAGGAATTACCGGTGCAGGAATTTTACTTGATTCAGCTTCAAGAGGAATGAACGCAGCCGTTATCGAAATGCAGGATTTCGCTGCTGGTACGTCAAGTCGTTCAACGAAGCTCGTACATGGTGGTCTTCGTTACCTTAAAAATCTAGAAGTTGGGCTAGTTGCAGAAGTGGGGAAAGAGCGAGCGATTGTGTATGAAAACGCACCGCACGTAACAACGCCAGAGTGGATGCTACTACCAATTATTAAAGGCGGTACGTTTGGGAAGTTCTCTACTGGAGCAGGTTTGGCTCTTTATGACAGATTAGCTGGTGTGAAACGAAAAGAAAGAAGAAGCATGCTCTCAAAGAAAGAGACATTAGATAAAGAACCGCTTCTTCGTAAAAGTGATATAAAAGGCGGCGGGTATTACGTAGAGTACCGCACGGACGATGCTCGTCTAACGCTAGAGATTATGAAGGAAGCTGTTCATCGCGGTGGAAAAGCGGTTAACTATGTGAAAGCAGAACAGCTTTTATATGAAGATGGGAAAGTAGTTGGCGTTCGCGCGAAAGACGTTGTAACAGGTGAAACGCGTGAAATTCGTGCAAAAAAAGTCGTAAACGCAGCGGGGCCATGGGTAGATGAAATTCGTGAGCTCGATCAATCTAAAAAAGGAAAGCACATGTTCCTAACGAAAGGTGTTCACCTTGTTTTTGATCAGTCTAAATTCCCGCTTCAGCAAGCCGTGTATTTCGACACACCGTTTGATGATGGTCGGATGATGTTTGCGATCCCACGTGCAGGTAAGACGTACATCGGTACAACGGATACGCAATATACGAAAAACCCTGTACATCCTCAGATGACGGTCGAAGATAGAGATTATATTGTTGATGCAGCGAACTTCATGTTCCCTGGCATTAATGTGACGAAAGAGGATGTGGAATCAAGCTGGTCAGGTGTTCGTCCATTGATTCACGAAGAAGGAAAAGATCCATCTGAAATTTCTCGTAAAGATGAAATCTTCCTTTCTGACTCTGGCTTAATTACAATTGCCGGTGGTAAACTCACGGGCTACCGTAAAATGGCTGAGAAAGTGGTCAACCTGATTACAGATCAATTTAAAGAAGAAAAATATAAAAAGTTCCCAGCTTCTACAACGAAAAACATGGTACTATCAGGCGGTTACGTTGGCGGAAGTAAAGGTTTTAAAGAATATGCAACGGAACAAGTACGACGTGGAACTACGCTTGGTTTAAGCGTGAAAGAAGCAGAAACGCTCGTACAGCGTTACGGTTCTAATATTGAACGAATCTATCAAATCATTGAAACGGTCGGAACAGAAGCAAGCTTCCATCACTTAAGTCTTGAAGTGTTCTCAACGCTTATTTATGGGATCGAAGAAGAGATGGTGGCAACACCGCTTGATTACTTCAATCGTAGAACAAGTGCACTTTACTTTGATATTGATTGGGTTCGTCGCTGGAAAGAGCCAGTGATTGAGTACATGGCGAAGCGACTTAACTGGTCAAACGAAATGAAGCAGGCACACATTCAGGAACTCGATAAGCAAATGCATGATGCGGTTGTACCGTTGAAAGTAAAATAA
- the glpK gene encoding glycerol kinase GlpK, with translation MSKKYILSLDQGTTSSRAILFNKKGEIVNVAQKEFKQHFPKSGWVEHDAQEIWSSILSVMAQVLSSASELSAKDIEAIGITNQRETTVVWDKNTGKPIYNAIVWQSRQTAGIVKELKDQGYEDMVRNKTGLLIDAYFSGTKVKWILDNVDGAREKAENGDLLFGTIDSWLIWKLSGGEAHVTDYTNASRTMMYNIYDLKWDEELLEMLNVPKSMLPEVRPSSEVYAKTVDYHFFGQNVPIAGVAGDQQAALFGQACYDEGMAKNTYGTGCFMLMNTGEKAVKSENGLLTTIAWGVDGKVEYALEGSIFVAGSAIQWLRDGLRMFNEAPESERYAERVESTDGVYMVPAFVGLGTPYWDSDVKGAVFGLTRGTSKEQFIRATLESLAYQTRDVLDAMTADSGIDLKTLRVDGGVVNNNFLMQFQSDIIGVPVERPTVSETTALGAAYLAGLATGYWKDKEEIKKQWMIDKTFDPKMKEEEREELYGGWKKAVNATMAFK, from the coding sequence ATGTCAAAAAAGTACATTTTATCATTGGATCAAGGAACTACAAGCTCACGTGCCATTCTTTTTAATAAGAAAGGTGAAATTGTAAACGTTGCTCAAAAAGAATTCAAGCAGCATTTTCCTAAATCTGGTTGGGTGGAACACGATGCTCAAGAAATCTGGAGCTCTATTCTTTCCGTAATGGCACAGGTTCTTTCTTCCGCTTCTGAGCTATCTGCAAAAGATATTGAAGCGATCGGAATTACGAATCAGCGTGAAACAACAGTGGTTTGGGACAAAAATACTGGAAAACCGATTTACAACGCGATTGTATGGCAGTCTCGTCAAACGGCTGGTATCGTTAAGGAGCTAAAAGACCAGGGTTATGAAGACATGGTTCGAAACAAGACTGGTCTTTTAATAGATGCTTATTTCTCTGGAACAAAAGTTAAATGGATTTTGGATAATGTAGATGGAGCGCGCGAGAAGGCTGAAAATGGCGACCTTCTTTTCGGAACAATTGATTCGTGGTTGATCTGGAAACTTTCCGGCGGAGAAGCACACGTGACCGATTACACAAATGCTTCACGTACGATGATGTATAACATTTATGACTTAAAGTGGGACGAAGAGTTGCTTGAAATGCTAAACGTTCCGAAGTCTATGCTTCCTGAAGTTCGTCCTTCGTCTGAAGTATACGCGAAAACGGTTGATTATCATTTCTTTGGTCAAAATGTTCCGATTGCGGGCGTGGCAGGAGATCAGCAAGCAGCTCTATTCGGACAGGCTTGTTATGACGAGGGAATGGCGAAAAATACGTATGGTACGGGTTGCTTTATGCTCATGAATACCGGTGAAAAAGCGGTTAAGTCTGAAAATGGTCTTCTTACAACGATCGCGTGGGGCGTTGATGGTAAAGTGGAATATGCTCTAGAAGGTAGTATCTTTGTAGCAGGGTCTGCGATCCAATGGTTACGTGACGGTTTACGTATGTTTAATGAAGCTCCTGAGAGTGAGCGTTATGCAGAACGTGTTGAGTCCACTGATGGCGTTTATATGGTACCGGCGTTTGTTGGACTAGGAACGCCGTATTGGGATAGTGATGTAAAAGGAGCTGTCTTTGGTTTAACAAGAGGAACAAGCAAAGAGCAGTTTATACGCGCAACGCTTGAATCCCTTGCGTATCAAACGAGAGATGTGCTTGATGCGATGACGGCTGATTCTGGTATTGACCTTAAAACACTCCGCGTTGATGGAGGTGTTGTAAATAACAACTTCCTTATGCAATTCCAGAGCGACATTATTGGTGTTCCTGTTGAACGTCCAACGGTTAGTGAGACAACAGCACTTGGTGCAGCTTACCTTGCAGGACTTGCGACGGGCTATTGGAAAGATAAAGAAGAAATTAAGAAACAGTGGATGATTGATAAAACGTTTGATCCTAAAATGAAAGAAGAAGAGCGAGAAGAGCTATACGGAGGATGGAAAAAAGCTGTTAATGCGACAATGGCTTTTAAATAA
- a CDS encoding MIP/aquaporin family protein yields MSPFIGEILGTMILIIFGGGVVANVNLKDSKAQGGGWIVVALGWGLGVAMGVYAVGQVSGAHLNPAVTLGFAAVGDFPWSDVPGYILAQMIGAFIGGCIVYFHFLPHFRREDDKALKLAVFSTDPAIPHTFSNFLSEFIGTAMLLIGLLAIGSNDFTDGLNPFIVGFLIVAIGLSLGGTTGYAINPARDLGPRIAHFFLPIPGKGDSNWRYAWIPVIGPACGGMYGAILFKAVTEATYSAVFWVSTVIVAILFAILYQLSDKLQNTVHASSEAKN; encoded by the coding sequence TTGTCTCCATTTATTGGTGAAATATTAGGTACAATGATTTTAATTATTTTTGGTGGTGGCGTTGTTGCAAACGTTAACTTAAAAGATTCGAAAGCTCAAGGCGGAGGATGGATTGTTGTAGCCCTCGGATGGGGACTAGGTGTTGCAATGGGCGTTTACGCTGTAGGTCAGGTAAGTGGGGCTCATTTGAATCCTGCTGTAACGCTTGGATTTGCAGCTGTTGGCGATTTTCCGTGGAGTGATGTACCAGGCTACATATTGGCACAAATGATTGGTGCATTTATCGGCGGATGTATCGTGTACTTTCATTTTCTTCCTCATTTCCGTAGAGAAGACGATAAAGCGCTTAAATTAGCTGTATTTTCTACCGATCCTGCTATTCCGCATACGTTTAGTAACTTTTTAAGTGAGTTTATTGGAACAGCGATGCTTTTGATTGGACTTCTCGCGATTGGTTCCAATGATTTTACTGATGGGTTGAACCCATTCATCGTAGGTTTTCTTATTGTAGCAATCGGACTTTCTCTTGGTGGTACGACGGGGTATGCGATTAATCCTGCTCGAGATCTTGGCCCAAGAATCGCTCACTTTTTCTTGCCTATCCCAGGCAAAGGGGATTCGAATTGGCGATATGCCTGGATTCCGGTTATAGGACCCGCTTGCGGCGGAATGTATGGTGCCATTCTTTTTAAAGCGGTAACAGAAGCGACTTATAGCGCTGTTTTTTGGGTATCTACTGTCATAGTAGCCATTTTATTTGCTATCCTTTATCAACTTAGTGATAAGCTTCAAAATACAGTACATGCTTCGTCTGAAGCGAAAAATTAA
- a CDS encoding glycerol-3-phosphate responsive antiterminator translates to MSFHNQSILPAVRKMRDFEILLNSKYTYIVLLDTHIGQLKSVIREGNRAGKKILLHADLVQGLRNDEHGAEFLCQEIKPAGLISTRSSVLGVAKRRGILSVQRLFMLDSMALDTSYSMVKNTKPDCVEVLPGIIPQVFEELHEQIKVPIFAGGFIRTIEDVEAALSGGAAAVTTSKKELWKHFQPD, encoded by the coding sequence ATGTCATTTCATAACCAAAGCATCCTACCGGCTGTGAGGAAAATGCGCGATTTTGAAATTTTATTAAATAGTAAGTATACATATATTGTACTTTTAGATACGCATATCGGCCAATTAAAATCAGTTATACGAGAAGGAAATCGAGCGGGGAAAAAGATTTTATTGCACGCTGATCTTGTGCAGGGCTTACGAAATGATGAACATGGTGCCGAGTTTCTCTGTCAGGAAATTAAGCCGGCGGGCCTTATCTCGACAAGATCCAGTGTGCTTGGAGTAGCCAAAAGAAGAGGCATCCTCTCCGTGCAGCGCTTGTTCATGCTCGACTCGATGGCGTTAGATACGAGCTATAGTATGGTGAAAAATACGAAGCCCGACTGTGTTGAAGTTTTGCCAGGTATTATTCCGCAGGTGTTTGAAGAACTTCATGAACAAATAAAAGTTCCAATTTTTGCGGGAGGATTTATTCGTACAATTGAAGATGTAGAGGCAGCTCTAAGTGGTGGAGCTGCGGCGGTCACCACTTCTAAGAAAGAATTGTGGAAACATTTCCAACCCGATTAA
- a CDS encoding phage holin family protein — translation MRHWLLSLLVNSVVLMVVAGYFDGFFIQGLGSAILASVILSLVNVFIKPVLILLTLPVTILTLGLFLVVINAITLMITASLMGEAFVIDGFAMAMLAAIVIGLLNLLIEKFIMEPIRRKA, via the coding sequence ATGCGACACTGGCTTTTAAGTTTACTTGTAAATAGCGTCGTGTTAATGGTAGTAGCAGGTTATTTTGATGGATTTTTTATTCAAGGGCTTGGATCCGCTATTCTAGCGAGCGTTATCCTTTCGCTAGTAAATGTGTTTATTAAGCCGGTCCTTATCCTGCTTACCCTTCCTGTTACCATCCTCACTCTAGGTTTGTTCCTTGTTGTGATAAATGCGATCACCCTTATGATTACGGCGTCACTAATGGGAGAGGCATTCGTCATAGATGGCTTTGCAATGGCGATGCTTGCTGCCATTGTGATCGGATTGTTAAATTTATTGATTGAGAAGTTCATCATGGAACCGATTCGTCGGAAAGCATAA